A DNA window from Streptomyces bacillaris contains the following coding sequences:
- a CDS encoding carbohydrate ABC transporter permease has translation MAAPQSFLWTRRIVLTLLAGFVLLPVYVMVSSSLKPLQDVSGKFQWIPSTVTVQPYFDIWKTVPLAKYFVNSLIVAVSATVLSVTIAVFAAYAVSRYAFRGKRVFTVTVLSTQMFPGILFLLPLFLIFVNIGSSTGVALYGSRGGLILTYLTFSLPFSIWMLIGYFDSIPRDLDEAAKVDGCGPVGALFRVVVPAAVPGIVAVSVYSFMTAWGEVLFASVMTNDATRTLSVGLQGYATQNDVYWNQVMAASLVVSVPIVVGFLLLQRYLVAGLTAGAVK, from the coding sequence ATGGCCGCGCCGCAGTCCTTCCTCTGGACCCGCCGTATCGTCCTCACGCTGCTGGCCGGCTTCGTCCTGCTGCCGGTCTATGTGATGGTCAGCAGCTCGCTGAAGCCGCTCCAGGACGTGTCGGGGAAGTTCCAGTGGATCCCGTCGACCGTGACCGTCCAGCCCTACTTCGACATCTGGAAGACCGTCCCCCTCGCCAAGTACTTCGTCAACTCGCTGATCGTGGCGGTCTCGGCGACGGTCCTCTCGGTGACCATCGCGGTCTTCGCCGCGTACGCGGTCAGCCGCTACGCCTTCCGGGGCAAGCGGGTCTTCACCGTCACCGTGCTCTCCACGCAGATGTTCCCGGGCATCCTCTTCCTGCTCCCGCTGTTCCTCATCTTCGTCAACATCGGCAGCTCCACGGGCGTGGCCCTCTACGGTTCACGCGGCGGCCTCATCCTCACGTACCTGACGTTCTCGCTGCCGTTCTCCATATGGATGCTGATCGGGTACTTCGACTCCATCCCGAGGGATCTCGACGAGGCCGCGAAGGTGGACGGCTGCGGACCGGTCGGCGCCCTCTTCCGGGTGGTCGTACCGGCAGCCGTACCGGGCATCGTCGCCGTCTCCGTCTACTCGTTCATGACGGCCTGGGGCGAGGTCCTCTTCGCCTCCGTCATGACCAACGACGCCACCCGCACCCTCTCCGTCGGCCTCCAGGGGTACGCGACACAGAACGACGTCTACTGGAACCAGGTCATGGCCGCCTCGCTCGTCGTCAGCGTCCCCATCGTCGTCGGCTTCCTGCTGCTCCAGCGCTACCTCGTCGCCGGACTCACCGCCGGAGCCGTCAAGTGA
- a CDS encoding ABC transporter substrate-binding protein, whose protein sequence is MRHVRAASAVTLALAITAAATGCGGGSTGTGSNESPKTLTYWASNQGPSIEADKEILTPELKKFEKETGIKVKLEVVPWADLLNRILAATASGQGPDVLNIGNTWSASLQATGALLPWDEKSFEEIGGRDRFVDSAVASAGKEGEPPAAVPLYSLAYALYYNKKMFAEAGIEKPPATWDELVAAGQKISKGDKWGLGAEGGNLSNNIHQVFVLGQQHGADFFDQDGKATFTSDGAVAAVKQYVDFMAKDKIIAPGNAEYAQNQSLTDFAKGKTAMVLWQAAASTFAAQGMKPDEWGAAPVPVPSGTPGTGKQVNSMVAGINIAVFKNTKNLDGAKKFVKFMTSDAQQKHLNKTYGAIPPVKAAQADAAFGAPDLKVLRDTLATSAAPLPQVPNESQFETAVGTAVKELWADAAAGRPVTEESVRARLEKAQQTMQQ, encoded by the coding sequence ATGCGCCACGTCAGAGCCGCAAGCGCCGTCACCCTCGCCCTCGCCATCACCGCAGCCGCCACCGGCTGTGGCGGCGGGTCGACCGGCACGGGGTCCAACGAGTCCCCGAAGACCCTCACGTACTGGGCCTCCAACCAGGGCCCGAGCATCGAGGCCGACAAGGAGATCCTCACTCCCGAGCTGAAGAAGTTCGAGAAGGAGACAGGGATCAAGGTGAAGCTGGAGGTCGTGCCGTGGGCCGACCTCCTCAACCGGATCCTCGCCGCCACCGCCTCCGGACAGGGCCCGGACGTGCTGAACATCGGCAACACCTGGTCGGCCTCGCTCCAGGCGACCGGCGCGCTCCTGCCGTGGGACGAGAAGAGCTTCGAGGAGATCGGCGGCCGGGACCGCTTCGTCGACTCGGCGGTCGCCTCGGCCGGCAAGGAGGGCGAGCCGCCCGCCGCCGTACCGCTGTACTCGCTCGCGTACGCCCTCTACTACAACAAGAAGATGTTCGCCGAGGCGGGCATCGAGAAGCCCCCGGCCACCTGGGACGAGCTGGTCGCGGCCGGGCAGAAGATATCCAAGGGCGACAAGTGGGGTCTTGGCGCCGAGGGCGGCAACCTCTCCAACAACATCCACCAGGTCTTCGTCCTGGGCCAGCAGCACGGCGCCGACTTCTTCGACCAGGACGGCAAGGCGACCTTCACCTCCGACGGTGCCGTCGCCGCCGTGAAGCAGTACGTCGACTTCATGGCCAAGGACAAGATCATCGCCCCGGGCAACGCGGAGTACGCCCAGAACCAGTCGCTCACCGACTTCGCCAAGGGGAAGACGGCGATGGTGCTCTGGCAGGCGGCGGCCTCCACCTTCGCCGCCCAGGGCATGAAGCCCGACGAGTGGGGCGCGGCCCCGGTGCCGGTCCCCTCGGGCACCCCGGGCACGGGCAAGCAGGTCAACTCCATGGTCGCGGGCATCAACATCGCGGTGTTCAAGAACACCAAGAACCTCGACGGCGCCAAGAAGTTCGTGAAGTTCATGACCAGCGACGCCCAGCAGAAGCACCTCAACAAGACCTACGGGGCGATCCCGCCGGTCAAGGCCGCCCAGGCCGACGCGGCCTTCGGCGCCCCCGACCTCAAGGTGCTCCGCGACACCCTCGCCACCAGCGCCGCGCCCCTCCCCCAGGTCCCGAACGAGTCGCAGTTCGAGACGGCTGTGGGCACCGCGGTCAAGGAGCTGTGGGCGGACGCCGCCGCCGGGCGCCCGGTGACGGAGGAGTCCGTGCGGGCGCGCCTCGAAAAGGCCCAGCAGACGATGCAGCAGTGA
- a CDS encoding carbohydrate ABC transporter permease: MTATATSPEAGTPATGGTSRGTGGARRRLPRIPDRIRRGGLPYLLLLPAVLLELLIHIVPMVIGIVMSFRQLTQFFINNWGAAPWTGLDNYRIAVDFDAPIGEALLHSFLVTCVFTFFSVGFAWLLGTAAAILLQESFRGRGILRAVFLVPYALPVYAAVITWAFMFQRDNGLINHVLHDQLGITDEPSFWLIGDNSIYTLIIVSVWKGWPFAFLMLMAGLQNIPRELYEAASIDGAGIWQQIRRITLPSLRPVNQVLVLVLFLWTFNDFNTPYVLFGKSAPESADLISIHIYQSSFVTWNFGTGSAMSVLLLLFLLLVTAVYLFLTSRGRKGSDV, translated from the coding sequence ATGACCGCCACCGCCACCAGCCCCGAGGCCGGAACACCGGCCACCGGGGGGACGAGCCGGGGCACCGGGGGTGCGCGCAGACGGCTGCCGCGCATCCCCGACCGGATCCGCCGAGGCGGACTGCCCTATCTCCTGCTCCTCCCCGCCGTCCTGCTGGAACTCCTCATCCACATCGTCCCGATGGTCATCGGGATCGTGATGAGCTTCCGTCAGCTGACGCAGTTCTTCATCAACAACTGGGGCGCGGCGCCCTGGACCGGCCTCGACAACTACCGCATCGCCGTCGACTTCGACGCGCCGATCGGTGAGGCCCTGCTCCACTCGTTCCTCGTCACCTGTGTCTTCACGTTCTTCTCGGTCGGCTTCGCCTGGCTGCTCGGCACGGCGGCGGCGATCCTCCTCCAGGAGAGCTTCCGCGGCCGGGGGATCCTGCGGGCGGTCTTCCTCGTCCCGTACGCGCTGCCGGTCTACGCCGCCGTCATCACCTGGGCGTTCATGTTCCAGCGGGACAACGGCCTGATCAACCACGTCCTGCACGACCAGCTCGGGATCACCGACGAGCCGTCCTTCTGGCTGATCGGTGACAACAGCATCTACACGCTGATCATCGTCTCGGTGTGGAAGGGCTGGCCGTTCGCCTTCCTCATGCTGATGGCGGGCCTGCAGAACATCCCGCGCGAGCTGTACGAGGCCGCCTCGATCGACGGCGCCGGGATCTGGCAGCAGATCCGCCGGATCACCCTGCCCTCGCTGCGCCCGGTCAACCAGGTGCTGGTCCTGGTGCTCTTCCTCTGGACGTTCAACGACTTCAACACGCCGTACGTCCTGTTCGGGAAGTCGGCACCGGAGAGCGCGGACCTCATCTCGATCCACATCTACCAGTCCTCCTTCGTCACCTGGAACTTCGGCACCGGCTCCGCGATGTCCGTGCTCCTGCTGCTCTTCCTGCTCCTGGTGACGGCGGTCTACCTGTTCCTCACCTCGCGCGGAAGGAAGGGCTCCGATGTCTAG